One part of the Desulfurococcaceae archaeon genome encodes these proteins:
- a CDS encoding adenylosuccinate synthetase — translation MLSCLDREALRGMHLGGERVLTLLVGGFFGDEGKGKIAAYVALAKGYRYAARTGAINAGHTVVYHGRKFKLRSVPAGFVNKETQLVIPPGALIKLDVFFSEVRELGVEKRICVDYRTGVIEEVHVDREKRDSVLASIGSTFQGVGAAMADRVLRRLRLARDFNELEKHLCDAPLVLNTALDTKEKVLVEGTQGTFLSLYHGTYPYVTSRDTTAQALLSEVGIGPKRVDEVIVVFKVYVTRVGEGPLEGELGLEDVARRGWLEVGTVTGRPRRVAPFNYELAKRAVLLNSATQVAITKLDVLFPEARGVKVWDRLPAPAKKWIEDVESYLKVPVTLIGTGEEVEETVDRTRDLGVEL, via the coding sequence ATGCTATCATGCTTGGACCGTGAAGCGCTACGAGGAATGCACTTAGGTGGAGAGCGCGTGTTAACGCTACTAGTGGGTGGCTTTTTCGGCGATGAGGGTAAAGGTAAAATAGCGGCCTACGTGGCCCTCGCCAAGGGGTATAGGTATGCAGCGAGAACAGGCGCTATAAACGCCGGTCACACAGTAGTGTATCATGGCAGGAAGTTCAAACTGAGAAGCGTACCGGCTGGTTTTGTGAATAAAGAAACGCAACTAGTGATTCCACCAGGCGCGCTTATAAAGCTAGATGTGTTTTTCAGTGAAGTACGTGAACTAGGAGTTGAGAAAAGGATTTGCGTTGACTACAGGACAGGCGTAATAGAGGAGGTTCACGTAGACCGCGAGAAGAGGGACTCTGTCCTCGCATCTATAGGTTCGACATTTCAAGGCGTGGGAGCAGCCATGGCGGATAGGGTACTGAGGAGGCTGAGGCTTGCAAGAGACTTTAACGAGCTCGAGAAACATCTCTGCGACGCGCCGCTGGTACTGAACACCGCTCTAGACACCAAAGAAAAGGTACTTGTCGAAGGCACTCAGGGAACATTTCTCTCACTCTATCACGGCACGTACCCCTACGTTACCAGCCGGGATACGACGGCACAGGCCCTTCTCTCCGAGGTCGGCATTGGCCCGAAAAGAGTTGACGAGGTAATAGTTGTGTTCAAGGTCTACGTTACACGCGTTGGCGAAGGACCCCTTGAAGGCGAGCTCGGCCTCGAAGACGTTGCTAGGCGCGGCTGGCTTGAAGTGGGGACGGTTACGGGTAGACCTAGGAGAGTTGCACCGTTCAACTACGAGCTCGCCAAGAGAGCTGTACTATTAAATTCTGCCACACAGGTGGCAATTACGAAGCTCGATGTCCTGTTCCCCGAGGCCAGGGGCGTAAAGGTATGGGATAGATTACCGGCTCCTGCCAAGAAGTGGATCGAAGACGTAGAGTCATACCTAAAAGTACCAGTTACGCTTATTGGTACCGGGGAAGAAGTCGAGGAGACTGTGGACAGAACGCGCGATCTAGGTGTAGAGCTTTGA
- a CDS encoding NAD(P)/FAD-dependent oxidoreductase: MKEFDVVIVGAGPAGLFAAVELVKLSKGSLKIALFDKGGKLSERRCPLALGALRPMYTKEAISCGTCRVCHILYGVGGAGTFSSGIVNLRPDVGGDLDKLMGSWERAEEVIKYIDKLLMEFGAPGESLMEPDPRKVRVVERLAAKAGAKFIPTPQRVLGTENVIRVVENITKFLEESGVKIHTFTTVLEVSRDQGFFKVVTSRGDFYTRRVLLAPGRGGAHWFKEIADKLGIEVEPGPLDIGVRVEVPYYVTEHVTKVNYDPKIVMYTKSYDDMVRTFCTNPQGFVLKEFYDDGTIGVNGESYSGVKSKNTNFALLVTLKLTMPYTDVLELGKSIARMATKVGMGRPIIQRLGDLEKGRRSTWDRVMRSVIIPSLRDVTPGDISIVLPHRVVENVLEAIVRLDTIYPGMASPQTILYAPEIKYYSVHARVNHNLETSVPGIFVAGDGAGLSRGINIAAATGVLAARGLASTL; the protein is encoded by the coding sequence TTGAAAGAATTTGACGTAGTTATTGTAGGTGCAGGCCCTGCTGGGCTTTTCGCTGCAGTCGAGTTGGTGAAGCTCTCGAAAGGATCGCTAAAAATAGCGCTCTTCGATAAGGGCGGGAAGCTCAGTGAGAGACGTTGCCCTCTGGCGTTAGGGGCGCTCAGGCCGATGTACACCAAGGAGGCTATAAGTTGCGGTACGTGCAGGGTGTGCCATATACTGTACGGTGTAGGTGGTGCCGGAACGTTTAGTAGTGGCATAGTGAACCTCAGACCGGACGTGGGCGGAGACCTAGACAAGTTAATGGGCAGCTGGGAAAGGGCAGAGGAGGTTATCAAGTACATTGATAAGCTCCTCATGGAGTTCGGCGCACCTGGAGAAAGCCTCATGGAGCCCGATCCCAGGAAAGTAAGGGTTGTAGAGAGGCTTGCGGCAAAGGCAGGTGCGAAGTTCATTCCAACTCCTCAGAGAGTTCTCGGGACAGAAAATGTGATCAGAGTTGTTGAGAACATTACAAAGTTCCTCGAAGAAAGTGGCGTCAAGATTCACACATTCACCACCGTGCTCGAGGTGTCCAGGGACCAGGGGTTTTTTAAGGTTGTAACGAGTAGAGGCGACTTCTACACGCGTAGAGTGCTCTTAGCGCCAGGTAGGGGAGGAGCACACTGGTTTAAGGAAATAGCCGATAAGCTCGGTATAGAGGTTGAACCTGGGCCACTGGATATAGGCGTCCGTGTAGAGGTACCTTACTACGTAACCGAGCACGTTACCAAAGTAAATTACGACCCTAAAATAGTCATGTACACTAAGTCCTATGACGACATGGTCAGGACGTTTTGTACTAATCCTCAGGGATTTGTACTAAAGGAGTTTTATGACGATGGCACAATCGGCGTTAATGGTGAGTCGTATAGCGGAGTGAAGTCTAAAAATACTAACTTCGCACTACTAGTAACGTTGAAGCTTACAATGCCTTACACCGATGTACTAGAGCTGGGCAAGTCGATTGCTAGGATGGCTACCAAGGTCGGTATGGGCAGGCCGATTATTCAAAGGCTTGGAGACCTTGAGAAAGGCAGGAGGAGCACGTGGGATCGTGTAATGAGGAGCGTGATCATACCCTCCTTAAGGGACGTCACACCCGGCGATATAAGCATAGTACTACCCCATAGAGTTGTTGAGAACGTCCTCGAGGCGATTGTAAGGCTCGATACCATATATCCAGGAATGGCGTCGCCTCAAACGATACTCTACGCGCCTGAAATAAAGTACTATAGCGTTCACGCAAGGGTTAACCACAACCTCGAGACATCTGTACCCGGGATCTTCGTCGCAGGCGACGGTGCAGGGCTTTCAAGAGGCATTAACATAGCGGCCGCCACAGGAGTGCTAGCTGCCAGAGGCCTGGCTAGCACACTATAG
- a CDS encoding THUMP domain-containing protein, translated as MPSYLITVSGELPLRSRRTRPRFYQVLVENIKDAVSRAGAKVLDSRIVEAKILLRTDIDVMDKIARVFGVYRVGHVLVYEFKDLKDLATWIFENAKDAVAGKKFAVRVKRSGHHGFTSLDIAREAGTLLKPLSAGVDLESPDVVVEVEVRGSAAYLYKEVLKGPGGLPTGVEGNALVMFSGGFDSPVAAWLAAKRGIQVDFLHYVMGPARSSYYALLVAKTLTYNWLHGYRPRLIVVGFEDLLVEVVKKVEWSYRQVALRALMYIVASRIASKMGYDALVTGESVGQASSQTLKNLSAIERAVELRIPVLRPLIGFDKEEIIELSRRIGLYDLSSKVTEACTIAPTRVATSSTPGEVLKQLENIDKSLVDRAVSSMKIVDVLTARPEEAVLPDAIEIDFIPEGALVLDARSEEERSKSPIPGAIPVNEVDPSRIPRDKVVLFVCDSGSTSYVLAKVFREQGIKAYSLKGGGKEYKR; from the coding sequence TTGCCGAGTTACCTGATAACGGTTTCAGGCGAGCTGCCCCTCAGGTCGAGGAGAACTAGGCCCAGGTTTTACCAAGTGCTGGTCGAGAACATAAAAGACGCTGTGAGCAGGGCAGGAGCCAAAGTACTCGATAGCCGCATTGTTGAAGCAAAAATCCTTCTCAGAACCGACATCGACGTCATGGATAAGATAGCAAGGGTTTTCGGGGTTTACAGAGTCGGGCACGTACTGGTATACGAGTTTAAAGACCTCAAGGACCTTGCTACGTGGATATTTGAAAATGCAAAAGACGCGGTAGCCGGTAAGAAGTTCGCCGTCAGAGTTAAGAGGAGCGGCCATCACGGGTTCACCTCGCTCGACATCGCGCGCGAAGCAGGAACGCTGCTAAAGCCCCTTTCAGCTGGCGTAGACCTGGAAAGCCCGGATGTCGTTGTCGAGGTAGAAGTACGCGGTTCAGCCGCATATCTTTACAAGGAAGTCTTAAAGGGTCCGGGGGGCCTACCCACCGGCGTTGAAGGGAACGCCTTGGTTATGTTTTCAGGCGGTTTTGATTCCCCTGTTGCAGCGTGGCTTGCCGCTAAGCGCGGTATACAAGTAGATTTCCTACACTACGTGATGGGCCCCGCACGGTCTTCGTACTACGCGCTCCTAGTGGCTAAGACCTTAACGTACAACTGGCTACATGGGTACAGGCCCAGGCTCATAGTGGTGGGTTTTGAAGACCTACTAGTTGAGGTTGTGAAAAAAGTGGAGTGGAGTTACAGGCAGGTTGCTTTAAGAGCGCTGATGTATATCGTCGCATCGAGGATCGCCAGTAAAATGGGTTACGACGCGCTGGTAACCGGCGAGTCCGTGGGGCAGGCGTCTAGCCAGACCCTCAAGAACCTCTCAGCTATCGAAAGAGCGGTGGAATTAAGAATCCCTGTACTCAGGCCGTTGATAGGCTTCGATAAGGAGGAGATAATTGAGCTCTCTAGACGCATAGGGCTTTACGATCTCTCCTCGAAAGTCACCGAGGCGTGCACCATAGCACCTACGAGAGTGGCCACTTCCAGCACACCCGGAGAGGTGCTCAAACAGCTCGAAAACATTGACAAGTCGCTGGTAGACCGGGCGGTTTCATCTATGAAGATTGTTGACGTGCTCACGGCAAGGCCCGAGGAAGCGGTGCTTCCGGATGCCATTGAAATAGACTTCATTCCCGAGGGGGCGTTAGTACTGGATGCTAGGAGCGAAGAAGAGCGGTCTAAATCACCTATTCCAGGGGCCATTCCCGTTAACGAGGTTGACCCGTCAAGGATCCCGAGAGATAAAGTTGTGCTCTTCGTATGCGACTCAGGGAGCACGAGTTACGTGTTAGCTAAAGTCTTCAGGGAGCAGGGTATAAAGGCATATAGCCTAAAAGGCGGCGGGAAGGAGTATAAGCGTTAA
- a CDS encoding phosphoribosyltransferase: protein MKILYIPWSKALEHCYKLAIMVLDSNLEIDTIVAISRGGLIPARIMSDVLGIDELVVLRSKLWGTGVRVREEPEVSIHEKVSFRDRKVLVIDEVVDTGATMTKVVRLVRSLGASDVKTAVLHYKATSSFAPDFYVEKLEEWVWIFYPWSLGETLYALAKMRSGDLSDNTMELLKELGIVELYLDPLRVIESVKRYAKVEAQSQQL, encoded by the coding sequence ATGAAGATACTCTACATACCTTGGAGCAAGGCCTTAGAGCACTGCTATAAGTTAGCAATTATGGTCTTGGATTCGAACTTGGAAATAGACACTATTGTCGCGATTTCGCGGGGAGGGTTAATACCCGCTAGAATAATGAGCGACGTACTCGGCATCGACGAGCTCGTAGTACTTAGGTCAAAGCTTTGGGGTACAGGAGTCCGTGTAAGAGAGGAGCCTGAAGTATCTATACACGAGAAAGTGAGTTTCAGGGATCGAAAGGTCCTCGTAATTGACGAGGTCGTAGACACCGGTGCAACGATGACCAAGGTTGTGAGGCTCGTAAGAAGTCTCGGTGCATCTGATGTCAAGACAGCTGTACTTCACTACAAGGCAACTAGTAGCTTCGCACCGGACTTCTACGTAGAAAAACTAGAGGAGTGGGTATGGATTTTCTACCCCTGGTCTCTTGGTGAAACCCTGTACGCTCTCGCTAAAATGCGTAGTGGGGACTTGAGCGACAATACGATGGAATTGCTGAAAGAGCTCGGTATCGTGGAGCTGTACTTGGACCCGCTGAGGGTGATCGAGTCCGTCAAGCGCTACGCTAAGGTTGAAGCTCAAAGTCAGCAACTTTAA
- the pyrF gene encoding orotidine-5'-phosphate decarboxylase, with product MLVIALDPPFGPSGEYSGLKIVEETSAYAVSYKVGLPLVLESGPEVIRAIKETSGKRVIVDFKLADIGDIMVRVLRKLAESGANAVIAHGFVGVGDGVEKLVEEARMLGVDVILVTAMSHRGSRKYLDKHFEELLADALELGVHGVVVPATRPWLIERARKAVKDELKIYAPGVGVQGAEPGSALCAGADYEIVGRYIVRSPDPGKIAREVYEAQLRSVRTCRG from the coding sequence TTGCTCGTAATTGCTCTAGACCCACCTTTCGGACCCAGTGGAGAGTACAGCGGGCTGAAGATAGTAGAGGAAACCAGTGCGTACGCGGTAAGCTACAAGGTTGGACTACCTCTCGTCCTTGAAAGTGGACCAGAAGTAATACGTGCCATTAAGGAAACATCCGGTAAAAGGGTAATTGTAGACTTCAAGCTGGCTGACATCGGAGACATCATGGTACGCGTGCTTAGAAAACTCGCTGAGAGCGGTGCAAACGCCGTAATAGCTCACGGATTCGTTGGCGTGGGTGATGGTGTTGAAAAACTCGTAGAAGAAGCAAGAATGCTAGGGGTGGATGTAATACTGGTAACCGCGATGAGCCACAGGGGCTCTAGAAAATACCTCGACAAGCACTTCGAAGAGTTGCTCGCAGACGCACTAGAACTGGGAGTACATGGAGTAGTAGTGCCGGCGACAAGGCCTTGGCTAATCGAGAGGGCTAGGAAAGCGGTGAAGGATGAGCTTAAGATATATGCGCCTGGTGTTGGTGTTCAGGGGGCAGAACCGGGAAGCGCTCTTTGCGCAGGAGCAGACTATGAAATCGTTGGCAGGTACATAGTGAGATCGCCCGACCCCGGTAAAATTGCTAGAGAAGTCTACGAAGCGCAATTAAGGAGCGTGAGAACGTGTCGTGGATAG